In a genomic window of Pedobacter sp. KBS0701:
- a CDS encoding TetR/AcrR family transcriptional regulator, protein MKKLENDSIREEIIRASQAVFQRYGYVRVSMQDISKECRKGRSTLYHYFKNKEEVLDAVCYKIFSKCLQESEQAISKRKSFSANIEAFNDAKLKHLREMVRENKLAIDDLRQNPSSFLIKLRAFAEEEIAVIKRIIDWGMENRDISELPDEDSQFLAETLHAAFKSFEQEIIIFGRFTNYENKVAWLAQMFHKGLL, encoded by the coding sequence ATGAAAAAGCTGGAAAACGATTCAATAAGAGAAGAGATTATCCGTGCATCCCAGGCTGTCTTTCAACGATATGGATATGTGAGGGTTTCCATGCAAGATATTTCAAAGGAATGCAGGAAGGGCCGCAGTACTTTATACCACTATTTCAAAAACAAAGAGGAAGTACTGGATGCTGTCTGCTATAAAATATTTTCCAAATGTTTACAGGAGAGTGAGCAGGCAATCAGCAAAAGAAAATCCTTTTCTGCCAATATTGAAGCTTTTAACGATGCGAAGCTGAAGCATTTGCGTGAAATGGTAAGGGAAAACAAACTTGCAATTGATGATTTGAGGCAGAATCCCTCCTCATTTTTAATAAAATTGAGGGCATTTGCAGAGGAAGAAATTGCTGTTATTAAGAGAATCATTGACTGGGGGATGGAAAACAGGGACATTTCAGAACTTCCCGATGAGGACAGTCAGTTTTTGGCCGAAACGCTACATGCCGCCTTCAAAAGCTTTGAGCAGGAAATTATTATTTTCGGAAGATTCACAAATTATGAGAACAAAGTAGCCTGGCTGGCTCAAATGTTCCATAAAGGTCTTCTTTGA
- a CDS encoding efflux RND transporter periplasmic adaptor subunit, giving the protein MKKTTTLAGIAFAALGLTGCANQAKHKPVQDTLAVSVMDLRNGGDKSNHQIVYDGTLEADKTIELSFQVSGTILNFPARTGDHIKKGQLVATIDETVYRNQYNAQLAQVRLAKENFIRINEVFKKGSVAEIKMLEAKSNFEQLNAAARATYQNIAHARLYSPQNGYVGEKKAEAGAVAVPGQSVLQLLDTRTLKVIVAVPENEVNQYKAGTHASVKIDALGTQSLKGKVTQVGVLALNGSANYSVTIAIDNTDGKLKPGMLCKVTFEKPAQNATSTADSVKVTVPVQSVQIDEKGNRFVYILNNQNKAIRKNVVVGQIYSNGVSILSGLSGNEHVITSGYQKLADQSPVTVIN; this is encoded by the coding sequence ATGAAGAAAACAACAACTTTAGCCGGAATTGCTTTCGCGGCGCTCGGTTTAACCGGTTGTGCTAATCAAGCAAAGCACAAACCTGTTCAGGATACATTGGCTGTAAGCGTAATGGATCTAAGAAATGGAGGTGACAAATCCAATCACCAGATCGTTTATGACGGAACTCTCGAGGCTGATAAAACCATAGAACTTAGTTTTCAGGTTTCCGGCACGATCTTAAATTTTCCGGCACGTACCGGAGACCATATCAAAAAAGGGCAGTTGGTAGCTACAATAGATGAAACGGTTTACCGTAACCAGTATAATGCCCAGCTTGCACAGGTTAGACTTGCCAAAGAGAACTTTATACGTATCAACGAGGTTTTTAAAAAAGGCAGTGTTGCCGAAATTAAAATGCTGGAGGCAAAGTCAAATTTCGAACAGTTGAATGCCGCGGCAAGGGCAACCTATCAAAATATTGCTCATGCCCGCTTATATTCTCCTCAAAACGGTTATGTGGGTGAAAAAAAGGCAGAAGCCGGGGCGGTTGCGGTTCCCGGGCAATCTGTACTACAGCTACTAGACACCAGAACACTTAAAGTTATCGTAGCCGTACCGGAAAATGAAGTCAATCAGTACAAGGCAGGAACTCATGCCAGTGTTAAAATCGATGCTTTGGGCACTCAGTCCTTAAAGGGCAAAGTAACCCAGGTTGGTGTTTTAGCTTTAAACGGAAGCGCAAATTACAGTGTTACCATTGCGATAGACAATACCGACGGGAAACTAAAACCAGGAATGCTTTGTAAAGTAACCTTCGAAAAGCCCGCTCAAAATGCAACCTCCACTGCTGATTCGGTTAAAGTCACTGTTCCGGTTCAATCTGTGCAGATAGACGAAAAGGGTAACAGGTTTGTATACATTCTCAATAATCAAAATAAGGCGATCCGGAAAAATGTGGTTGTTGGACAGATATACTCCAATGGTGTTTCTATTCTCTCCGGGCTTTCCGGTAACGAGCACGTGATTACCTCGGGTTATCAAAAACTAGCAGATCAAAGCCCGGTAACTGTAATTAATTAA